In the Colletotrichum higginsianum IMI 349063 chromosome 7 map unlocalized unitig_7, whole genome shotgun sequence genome, one interval contains:
- a CDS encoding Glycosyl hydrolase family 61, with amino-acid sequence MSSVKSTIALVSAFAAGAFAHGKVDGYLFDGTYSPGYSLDSYYLKLNGGTPPVIAAWSAENLDNGFVDGTGYATADINCHKNAAPGGSSAKVAAGGTVEFQWSAWPESHFGPVLTYAAKVDGDFASVDKSTLKWVKIDEAGIDAATQEWAATKLIKNNNTWTSTIPSDLAPGNYVLRHEIIAMHGAGSLNGAQNYPQCVNVEISGSGTANPEGTLGTELYKATDAGIQFNPYATITDYVIPGPALYGSGSGSQPTTPTTPTTPTTPINNGTAPATPSTPTTTLPSAAPAVSDEADYGCASKKARRHARAFRL; translated from the exons ATGTCTTCCGTCAAGTCCACCATTGCTCTCGTCAGCGCCTTCGCCGCTGGTGCCTTCGCCCacggcaaggtcgacggcTACCTCTTTGACGGCACCTACTCCCCCGGCTACAGCCTCGACTCGTACTACCTCAAGCTGAACGGCGGCACTCCccccgtcatcgccgcctggtccgccgagaacctcgacaacggcttcgtcgacggcaccggCTACGCCACCGCCGACATCAACTGCCACAAGAACGCCGCGCCCGGAGGCTCCTCCgccaaggtcgccgccggcggcaccgtcgagTTCCAGTGGTCCGCCTGGCCCGAGTCGCACTTCGGCCCCGTCCTGACCTacgccgccaaggtcgacggcgacttcGCCTCGGTCGACAAGTCCACCCTCAAGTGGGTCAagatcgacgaggccggcatcgacgccgccacccaGGAGTGGGCCGCCACCAAGCTcatcaagaacaacaacacctGGACCTCCACCATCCCCTCCGACCTGGCCCCCGGCAACTACGTCCTCCGCCACGAGATCATCGCCATgcacggcgccggctcccTGAACGGCGCCCAGAACTACCCCCAGTGCGTCAACGTCGAGatctccggctccggcaccgCCAACCCCGAGGGCACCCTCGGCACCGAGCTGTACAAGGCCACCGACGCCGGCATCCAGTTCAACC CCTACGCCACCATCACGGACTACGTCATCCCCGGCCCCGCTCTGTacggctccggctccggctcccAGCCCACCACCCCTACCACCCCTACTACTCCCACCACCCCCATCAACAACGGCACCGCTCCCGCTACCCCCTCCACCCCTACCACCACTCTtccctccgccgccccggccgtCTCTGACGAGGCCGACTACGGCTGCGCCTCCAAGAAGGCCCGCCGTCACGCTCGCGCTTTCCGCTTGTAA
- a CDS encoding RNA-dependent RNA polymerase — MEVFLSNVPPHLTDRTLEKELRPYMNALGITEWSCSSKKDNRLGWVIFLYQEDANKFLRRHGKQSMAGSESTRIFSSRDSTSTGGGGRKGLRDKANLYLMRVPVFVTQSNKAPDPFALKSLTHRLQDKFNQRDAPDDNDSIKFAFTHLACGHNSFGGGQKALVFHQQYRFNQRGLSKFCKRMLVLKFDDAGKVEIPYSSVVEMIHSSQPTTFTLVLSEPPRFYSSKTDLQETMSRLSLGPRRPQQKSLVRCLGIPDARDHVKYAGACLVYQIAVFDPDFDHKMIALEKKGSLGIAHSHVQLNQTPAHGMEDYHSSWARFYDLLAAAGQRNTMPFGILVQLQSLVWNNFLHPRSAHVIADSLQAMFANAKATNKPEPISEQAFKSLRENTHNGILFPCHNTDPKLLDPTEILDHLFVIEKPLRSEKDYRSALLEPNMGNHHALVFKAMVTPTRITLHGPEPEPMNRILRRFPNQTSYFIRVTFCDEDGGDLFFNPRVSYDQIFDRYREVLNGGIPIAGRIYQFLGFSHSSLRSHSAWFSAPFVDDGGKLQLYGNIIKALGDFEHIEIPAKCAARIGQAFSETPTFIKLAENRIRHSNIPDVKSQDGDIERVFSDGVGTISQDVLELVWPRLPRGSLIPTCLQIRWGGVKGMLSLDSRLMGRTICVRRESMEKFPSNDVENLEICDAASRPLKLVLNRQMIKIMEDLGVDSNLFLQLQKKEVDRLRAVTADAYNTGTFLHLQGVGSTFFLPSLIKSLKNYGIDYRRDSFLRAVVESTVLQELRLLKHKARIPVPEGATLFGIMDETGFLREGEVYVCYDTYKRPGKSPMKNSLRDGPVLVTRSPALHPGDIQYVNMRTPPPGHPLRNLRNCIAFSQRGHRDLPSMLSGGDLDGDLYNIIWDKAAAPKRTFKAADYPRVTPEPLGRPVERKDMANWFVDFMKSDVLGLIATRHLILSDQDPVGTLGQDCLKLAGLHSTAVDFSKTGVAVEPRDIPKAPQFRPDFLAPAPPAQLYDRTQINFLGRDEGVDDDDEDAAGPNHKYYRSEKILGVLYRNVDEKQIWDEDISRVVSKTGPSVWAQFVGLMQRKIKEYSAGLIRWETRLEEAKSLRNVYEDTVGGFMTQYSDSHMKQLTEVEVFCGSIFNKSGSQTRRQKDNSKKLKQEFDRLAEHMTQHMRRKARNTEVQGAEAYNDIHNTLFASQDDYYERLLEPNREALEVSYACLMVGMQTENESEYESWGHLESFKVIAASVLLKELTELANRVKGGRLVDGDEGGGGGFVGVSSGSSFSYAYSGYDVDVGQFPNYGYSQYL, encoded by the exons ATGGAGGTGTTTCTCTCCAACGTCCCCCCACACCTGACGGACCGCACTCTGGAAAAGGAGCTGAGGCCGTACATGAATGCTTTGGGAATTACCGAATGGTCCTGCTCATCCAAGAAAGACAATAGGCTCGGATGGGTCATCTTTCTCTACCAGGAGGATGCCAACAAGTTCTTGAGGCGCCATGGGAAGCAGTCCATGGCCGGGTCCGAATCCACACGCATCTTCAGCTCAAGGGATAGCACCAGCACCGGTGGCGGTGGCAGAAAGGGGCTGAGGGACAAGGCGAATCTTTATCTCATGAGAGTCCCCGTCTTCGTCACCCAAAGTAACAAAGCACCGGACCCCTTCGCCCTCAAAAGCCTGACCCATCGTTTGCAGGACAAGTTTAACCAGCGAGACGCCCCCGATGACAACGACTCCATCAAGTTTGCCTTTACCCACTTGGCCTGCGGACACAACTCATTCGGTGGTGGCCAGAAGgccctcgtcttccatcAGCAGTACCGCTTCAACCAACGTGGCTTGTCCAAGTTCTGCAAAAGGATGCTGGTCCTCAAGTTCGACGACGCTGGCAAAGTCGAAATCCCCTACTCATCCGTTGTCGAAATGATCCACAGCTCACAACCTACCACTTTCACTCTCGTCTTGAGCGAGCCCCCACGCTTCTACAGCTCCAAGACCGATCTCCAAGAGACCATGTCTCGCTTGAGCCTGGGCCCTCGCAGGCCGCAGCAAAAGTCGCTCGTTCGCTGCCTTGGCATCCCTGATGCCAGAGACCATGTCAAGTATGCTGGCGCTTGTCTTGTCTACCAGATCGCTGTCTTTGACCCCGACTTCGACCACAAGATGATCGCtctcgagaagaaggggtcGCTGGGCATTGCCCACTCTCATGTCCAACTCAACCAGACGCCCGCCCACGGCATGGAAGATTACCATAGTTCATGGGCTCGCTTTTATGACCTTTTGGCTGCTGCCGGTCAGCGCAACACAATGCCTTTTGGCATCCTTGTCCAGCTGCAGTCTCTGGTGTGGAACAACTTTCTTCATCCACGCAGCGCACATGTCATAGCCGACTCGTTGCAGGCCATGTTTGCCAACGCAAAAGCTACCAACAAGCCCGAGCCAATCTCAGAGCAGGCTTTCAAGAGCCTACGCGAGAACACACACAATGGCATTTTGTTTCCCTGCCACAATACGGACCCGAAATTACTGGATCCTACCGAGATCCTAGATCATCTCTTCGTCATTGAAAAGCCACTCCGCTCCGAAAAGGACTACAGGAGCGCCCTGCTCGAACCCAACATGGGAAACCACCACGCGTTGGTTTTCAAGGCCATGGTGACGCCGACAAGAATCACGCTCCACGGACCTGAGCCAGAGCCCATGAACAGGATCCTTCGCAGGTTTCCCAACCAGACAAGCTACTTCATTCGTGTTACGTTTtgtgacgaagacggcggcgatctgTTCTTTAACCCCAGAGTATCCTACGACCAGATATTCGATCGCTACAGGGAGGTTCTCAACGGGGGCATACCCATTGCTGGTCGAATCTACCAGTTCCTCGGCTTCTCTCACTCCTCACTTCGGTCCCACTCGGCCTGGTTCTCTGCCCCATTCGTGGACGATGGCGGAAAGCTGCAACTGTACGGCAACATCATCAAGGCCCTTGGCGATTTTGAGCACATCGAAATACCGGCAAAATGCGCGGCGCGCATCGGGCAGGCCTTTTCCGAGACCCCGACCTTCATAAAACTCGCTGAAAATCGCATCAGGCACTCCAACATACCGGATGTCAAGTCGCAAGACGGGGACATTGAAAGGGTGTtcagcgacggcgtcggaACAATCTCCCaagacgtcctcgagctggtcTGGCCGCGTCTGCCCCGCGGCTCACTCATTCCCACATGTCTCCAGATCCGCTGgggcggcgtcaagggcaTGTTGTCGCTGGACTCGAGGCTGATGGGCCGAACCATCTGCGTCCGGAGAGAATCCATGGAGAAGTTCCCGAGCAACGACGTGGAGAATCTCGAGATCTGCGATGCGGCTTCGAGGCCACTCAAGCTGGTTCTCAACCGCCAAATGATCAAGATCATGGAAGATTTGGGCGTTGACAGCAACTTATTTCTTCAGTTGCAGAAGAAAGAGGTCGATCGTCTGCGCGCCGTCACCGCGGACGCCTACAACACCGGGACGTTTCTGCATCTGCAGGGCGTGGGCTCGACTTTCTTTCTTCCGAGCCTCATCAAGAGTCTCAAGAACTACGGCATCGACTACCGACGAGACAGTTTCCTGAGAGCGGTTGTCGAGTCCACCGTGCTGCAGGAACTGCGGCTGCTCAAGCACAAAGCGCGAATCCCCGTCCCGGAGGGAGCGACCCTTTTCGGCATCATGGACGAGACGGGGTTCCTCAGAGAAGGCGAGGTGTACGTCTGTTATGACACGTACAAGCGCCCTGGAAAGTCTCCCATGAAGAATTCTCTCAGAGACGGACCAGTGCTGGTGACCCGATCACCAGCCCTCCACCCTGGTGATATCCAGTACGTCAATATgagaacgccgccgccaggccATCCGCTGCGTAATCTCCGCAACTGCATCGCCTTCAGCCAGCGCGGACATCGCGACCTGCCGAGTATGCTGAGTGGTGGTGACCTTGACGGCGACCTCTACAACATCATCTGGGACAAGGCAGCCGCACCGAAACGGACGTTCAAGGCCGCCGACTACCCCAGAGTGACACCGGAGCCTCTCGGCCGCCCGGTAGAAAGAAAGGACATGGCAAACTGGTTCGTTGACTTCATGAAGTCGGATGTCCTCGGCTTGATCGCCACGCGACACCTCATCCTGTCCGACCAAGACCCCGTTGGCACGCTTGGGCAAGACTGTCTCAAGCTTGCCGGCTTGCACTCCACCGCCGTTGATTTCTCCAAGACGGGTGTTGCAGTCGAACCGAGGGACATCCCCAAGGCGCCCCAATTTCGACCTGACTT CCTTGCTCCTGCGCCCCCAGCTCAGCTTTATGATCGGACGCAGATCAACTTCCTCGGTCGAGACGAGGGggttgacgatgacgatgaagatgcGGCAGGGCCCAATCACAAGTACTATAGGTCGGAAAAGATCCTGGGCGTACTTTATCGAaacgtcgacgagaagcAGATTTGGGATGAAGACATCAGTCGGGTTGTGTCCAAAACCGGCCCGTCCGTCTGGGCCCAGTTCGTCGGGCTCATGCAGCGCAAGATCAAAGAATATAGCGCTGGACTCATCAGATGGGAGACGAGACTGGAGGAAGCCAAAAGCCTGCGCAATGT CTACGAGGACACTGTCGGTGGCTTCATGACACAGTACTCGGACAGCCACATGAAGCAGCTCACCGAAGTCGAGGTGTTTTGCGGCTCCATCTTCAACAAGTCAGGCTCGCAGACTCGACGGCAGAAGGACAACtccaagaagctcaagcaGGAATTCGATCGGCTCGCCGAGCACATGACGCAGCACATGAGACGAAAGGCCCGGAACACCGAGGTTCAGGGCGCAGAAGCGTACAACGACATACACAATACCTTGTTTGCCAGCCAGGACGATTACTATGAGCGACTTCTCGAGCCCAACAGGGAGGCGTTGGAGGTGTCGTATGCGTGTCTGATGGTAGGTATGCAGACGGAGAACGAGAGCGAGTACGAGTCCTGGGGGCACCTGGAGAGCTTCAAGGTGATTGCGGCCAGCGTCCTGCTCAAAGAGCTCACGGAGCTGGCCAACCGCGTCAAGGGCGGTCGGTTGGTCGATGGTGACGAGGGTGGAGGCGGGGGCTTTGTTGGCGTGAGTTCGGGGTCGTCGTTTTCGTATGCGTACAGCGGCTacgacgtcgatgtcggACAGTTTCCGAACTACGGATACAGTCAGTATTTGTGA
- a CDS encoding putative Alpha/beta hydrolase, with the protein MATPGMLYVTMQPKPDLALEQFHEWYNNEHGPTRLRLPQIFTNGLRYRATDGQEPSFLATYDVTSMSLLETPTYTTLRANRSAREAETIGQVDVTRYFYDLVIEQKAPLFLPIEQLSDKEAEGIVLVAVETTLRDESAEHEFKKWYGEEHIPMLTKVPGWLRTRLLKVSSIGDGAGSKTTYLALHDYARTNGLGGPEHKASVATAWGAEVAKSVTAKNRRTYSLFYVFGPAPRDLSNLAKLPASASTFTAPDGKTTTVPGTDGAISSYITAEDQLSIPYRLEGSAKDDAPTVAFCNSLLTSLHMWDPVVKLLKEQRPDLRILRYDTRGRHSIPGPPVPATLDLLASDLRTVLDALRIPKLHALVGVSMGGATTTNFALKYPNRLKKFVACDFNVTSSAANTQAWKDRIAVAEEDGGAGIAKLAEQTVGRWFHPATMEKASVVKSMTEMVAGNNVEGFRYSCQALWDYDLKPALPSCQVPGLLVVGDGDGKGALVKAMDGFKDLVGDGGAELKIVPNAGHLPMWEDPAAFWEAIQGFL; encoded by the coding sequence ATGGCGACCCCCGGAATGCTCTACGTTACTATGCAGCCGAAGCCCGACCTGGCTCTCGAGCAGTTCCACGAGTGGTACAACAACGAGCACGGCCCGACCCGCCTGCGTCTGCCCCAAATCTTCACCAACGGCCTGCGATACCGCGCCACCGACGGCCAGGAGCCGTCCTTCCTCGCCACCTACGACGTGACCTCCATGTCGCTCCTCGAAACACCCACCTACACCACCCTCCGAGCGAACCGCTCTGCccgcgaggccgagaccatTGGCCAAGTCGACGTCACGAGATACTTTTACGACCTGGTCATCGAGCAAAAGGCCCCTCTGTTCCTGCCCATCGAGCAGCTCTCCGACAAGGAAGCCGAGGGCATCGTgctggtcgccgtcgagaccACCCTGAGGGACGAGTCCGCCGAGCACGAGTTCAAGAAGTGGTACGGCGAGGAACACATCCCCATGTTGACCAAGGTCCCCGGCTGGCTGAGGACTCGCCTCCTCAAGGTCTCGTCCATTGGCGACGGAGCCGGAAGCAAGACCACCTACCTCGCACTGCACGACTACGCCCGTACCAACGGCCTGGGCGGCCCGGAGCACAAGGCCTCCGTGGCCACTGCCTGGGGtgccgaggtcgccaagaGCGTCACGGCCAAGAACCGACGCACGTACTCGCTCTTTTACGTCTTCGGACCCGCTCCTCGCGACCTGTCCAACCTGGCGAAGCtcccggcctcggccagcacgTTTACCGCCCCGGACGGCAAGACCACGACCGTTCCCGGGACGGACGGGGCCATCAGCTCCTACATCACGGCCGAGGACCAGCTGTCGATCCCCTACCGGCTGGAGGGCAGTGCCAAGGACGATGCGCCGACGGTGGCCTTCTGCAACTCGCTCCTGACCTCGCTGCACATGTGGGACCCGGTCGTGAAGCTGTTGAAGGAGCAGCGTCCCGACCTGCGCATCCTGCGCTACGACACGCGCGGCCGCCACTCCATCCCCGGCCCGCCCGTGCCGGCGACGCTGGACCTGCTGGCGTCCGACCTGCGCACTGTGCTGGACGCGCTGCGCATCCCCAAGCTGCACGCGCTGGTGGGAGTATCGATGGGcggcgcgacgacgaccaacTTTGCTCTCAAGTACCCGAACCGGCTGAAGAAGTTCGTCGCCTGCGATTTCAACGTGACGTCGAGCGCAGCCAACACGCAGGCGTGGAAGGACCGCATCgccgtggcggaggaggacggcggggCGGGGATCgccaagctggccgagcAGACCGTGGGCCGCTGGTTCCATCCCGCAACGATGGAGAAGGCGAGCGTCGTCAAGTCCATGACGGAAATGGTCGCCGGCAACAACGTTGAAGGGTTCAGGTACAGCTGCCAAGCGCTGTGGGACTATGACCTCAAGCCGGCGCTGCCGTCCTGTCAGGTCCCCGGGCTgctggtcgtcggcgacggtgacggcaAAGGCGCGCTCGTCAAGGCGATGGACGGGTTCAAGGACCTGGTAGGAGACGGCGGGGCGGAGCTGAAGATTGTGCCCAACGCTGGCCATCTCCCCATGTGGGAAGACCCTGCCGCATTTTGGGAGGCCATCCAGGGATTCCTGTGA
- a CDS encoding CAP22 protein, whose amino-acid sequence MHAKAVALSLAAAAVVRADLRLNTNDIPQDCTAICRPIRDLGNICTVNFNIGQPGNNNNSDETQDALDAQCVCTNNSFDLKNLAPQCNACMIEKVPQDQQRSLEGIQSIMNVCELPSASGYASSSTSVANTVIVLATRLTASSQLTTTLGGGQQQTPEPTRSRTSERSAITTTFLTSGNGGLPSIATSTIVGGGRQTGNAAPGLAATGNHGLLAAVGAVVAGAFGLGAFML is encoded by the exons ATGCACGCCAAGGCCGTtgctctctccctcgccgccgcggccgtcgtccgcGCTGATCTCCGCCTCAACACCAACGACATCCCCCAGGACTGCACTGCCATCTGCCGCCCCATCCGCGACCTCGGCAACATTTGCACCGTCAACTTCAACATTGGCCAGCccggcaacaacaacaacagcgaCGAGACCCAGgatgccctcgacgcccagtGCGTCTGCACCAACAACTCCTTCGACCTCAAGAACCTCGCTCCCCAGTGCAATGCCTGCATGATCGAGAAGGTCCCCCAGGACCAGCAGCGCAGCCTTGAGG GTATCCAGAGCATCATGAACGTTTGCGAGCTCCCCAGCGCCAGCGGATAcgcctcgtcctccaccAGCGTCGCCaacaccgtcatcgtcctcgccaccCGCCTGACCGCCAGCTCCCAGCTGACCAccaccctcggcggcggccagcaaCAGACCCCCGAGCCCACCCGCTCTCGTACCAGCGAGCGCTcggccatcaccaccaccttccTCACCtccggcaacggcggcctTCCGTCCATCGCCACCTCCACCATCGTCGGTGGTGGACGCCAGACCGGCAACGCCGcccccggcctcgccgccaccggcaaccacggcctgctcgccgccgtcggtgccgtcgtcgccggcgcttTCGGCCTTGGTGCCTTCATGCTCTAA
- a CDS encoding Peptidoglycan binding domain-containing protein yields MVPSIRGARKRLIVCCDGTWMDSLGSKGSEPQSNVTRISRVLRRTCQDGTHQIIMYHAGVGSSESKVDKLTGGLFGVGLDQLTTPCVKSIREVYNFICTNYVDGDDIILIGFSRGAFTARSVADMIATVGLLTPQGLEWFYGVFEDYENMGNTDRDLGDFLYPEMLPYRGEKGAAKVKWETERRLGYKSWLSKASPVMFPSTRRIQLRRSDIKHVKNGLARYTYEDGQAVRDIAIKAVGVWDTVGTLGIPPAPFANTQISDHVENAFHALALDEPRYAFRPALWEKLDGNKTNLKQVWFPGNHAGIGGGWHEQQIANITLAWMCDQLSTIGVEFNQGRMQDIFTQSLRYSAGHPFSYVPSSQWTSWLWPKQQLPWANPKICPVEASGIRRDESECDGKDRHPIGSEQELWKTARPWGLGQIRYPTSRLQTMAGTTVRHPGTFMRTDPETNEDTEQPLLHTNERIHSSVRVRLACQGLGMDDAEIWDCKPLTRNDDGGELWKLERGSRLDLSSSAENRKPRELDVDAEGYDARLYPVEKDDGLWQWVFAGADGHPEAVPLVTTLPEEPMTGYWERYLLALTAGSPDVWRWAEENPPFGLS; encoded by the exons ATGGTTCCAAGCATCCGGGGCGCTCGCAAGCGTCTGATTGTCTGCTGCGATGGCACATGGATGGACTCTCTGGGTAGCAAAGG CTCGGAGCCCCAATCCAACGTGACCCGGATCTCGCGCGTTCTTCGACGGACGTGCCAGGACGGCACTCATCAGATCATCATGTATCATGCTGGTGTCGGTAGCTCAGAGAGCAAGGTAGACAAGCTCACCGGAGGCCTGTTCGGTGTCGGCCTTGACCAG CTAACCACCCCATGCGTCAAGAGCATCAGAGAGGTATACAACTTCATTTGCACCAACTATGTGGACGGAGACGACATCATCCTGATTGGATTCTCCCGCGGTGCCTTTACCGCGCGCTCCGTTGCCGACATGATTGCGACTGTTGGCTTGCTGACCCCTCAGGGGCTTGAATGGTTCTATGGCGTATTTGAAGACTACGAGAACATGGGGAACACCGATCGTGATTTGGGCGATTTCTTGTATCCCGAGATGCTACCGTACCGAGGCGAGAAGGGGGCCGCCAAGGTGAAGTGGGAGACGGAGCGAAGATTAGGATACAAATCCTGGCTCAGCAAGGCAAGTCCCGTCATGTTCCCGTCCACTCGTAGAATCCAACTTCGCAGGTCTGACATTAAGCACGTGAAGAATGGTCTTGCAAGGTACACTTATGAGGACGGCCAAGCTGTGCGTGACATTGCCATCAAAGCCGTCGGTGTCTGGGACACAGTGGGCACCTTGGGAATCCCTCCGGCTCCT TTCGCCAACACTCAGATATCAGACCACGTGGAGAACGCGTTCCACGCCCTGGCTCTCGATGAACCTCGGTACGCGTTCCGCCCAGCGCTGTGGGAGAAGCTCGATGGCAACAAAACCAACCTCAAGCAGGTTTGGTTCCCGGGCAATCACGCCGGCATCGGAGGGGGTTGGCACGAGCAGCAAATTGCCAACATCACCCTGGCCT GGATGTGTGACCAGCTGTCTACCATTGGGGTTGAGTTCAACCAGGGCCGAATGCAAGACATCTTCACGCAAAGCCTGCGGTACTCTGCCGGACATCCATTCTCCTATGTCCCTTCGAGCCAATGGACGTCGTGGCTGTGGCCAAAGCAGCAACTGCCGTGGGCAAACCCCAAGATCTGTCCGGTCGAGGCATCGGGTATTCGTCGCGACGAGTCTGAATGCGACGGAAAGGACCGCCATCCCATAGGCAGTGAGCAAGAGCTGTGGAAGACGGCCCGTCCCTGGGGCCTAGGTCAGATCCGGTATCCCACCAGTCGACTCCAGACCATGGCGGGGACCACTGTCCGGCACCCCGGGACTTTCATGCGTACTGATCCGGAAACCAACGAGGACACCGAACAGCCTTTGCTCCACACGAATGAGAGAATCCACAGTAGCGTGAGGGTCCGTCTAGCCTGCCAGGGCCTGGGAATGGACGACGCGGAAATATGGGACTGCAAGCCTCTCACCAGGAACGACGATGGAGGAGAGCTCTGGAAGCTTGAACGCGGGTCTAGGTTAGACCTCTCCTCGTCTGCCGAGAACCGTAAGCCAAGGGAGTTGGATGTTGACGCCGAGGGCTACGACGCCAGGCTCTATcccgtcgagaaggacgacGGGCTCTGGCAGTGGGTTTTTGCTGGTGCAGATGGGCACCCCGAAGCCGTTCCGCTTGTTACAACCCTGCCGGAGGAGCCCATGACGGGATACTGGGAACGGTACCTGCTTGCATTGACAGCGGGAAGCCCCGACGTGTGGAGGTGGGCGGAGGAGAACCCTCCCTTTGGCTTGAGCTAG
- a CDS encoding C6 zinc finger domain-containing protein: MVFLGRPSEACGPCREGRLRCDRLQPGCTQCSRKQITCPGYRDPSEFYFRDETANAAFKVQNRKPRRRLPAKTRQRTKTQAGEESQEQQQEQQQQQQQQSHCTSSSTESATASGSVTTKITTTQFVGSVIKHDNISSKAPAAAKPTREHAVVRYRTLSQPLGDLARAYFMTDYIASSPFDYLPELCPHGLTGNNAMSASLLATSFASLSLKISDPRMMKQARVQYANALSQTNQALSSPKLAVEDSTLAAVLLLGLFEAMVFSGQQSLDSWNLHTLGSIELLRLRGARQFETPLGRKLFFHLSSNIRTCCAHSKTPVPLRFLKIYEGARPYLDLGDPFLDMTDIVDRVATLRSRIAHLEDPQRHEVLYEALGLDAATARLGQEVPEEWRFCARLPGERSPMSYKGMSFRYPSLRVLRYWNSLRMIRMFLNDVIWMQASLMLDRGPDPDDETDYEGLQRSANRKMSTLVVEVLGSCGEYLEFSEDRFSVAARCLIWPLSVIAELSLTPPDARLFALECLDQLSRDNRIPHLVAEATELTGVQPSW, encoded by the exons ATGGTCTTCCTAGGCCGTCCGTCAGAGGCGTGTGGCCCCTGTCGCGAGGGAAGACTCAGG TGCGACCGCCTGCAGCCCGGATGCACCCAGTGTTCCCGCAAGCAAATAACCTGTCCCGGGTACAGGGATCCTTCGGAGTTTTACTTCAGGGACGAgaccgccaacgccgccttCAAAGTCCAGAATAGGAAACCCAGGAGGCGTTTGCCGGCCAAGACAAGGcagaggacgaagacgcaAGCCGGGGAAGAGTcgcaagaacaacaacaggaacagcagcagcagcagcagcagcagtcgcaTTGCACAAGCTCAAGCACGGAGTCGGCGACAGCGTCAGGATCAGTAACAACCAAGATCACAACTACGCAGTTTGTTGGATCCGTAATCAAACACGACAACATCTCTTCGAAAGcaccggccgccgccaaaccAACCCGAGAACATGCCGTCGTTCGCTATCGGACTCTCTCACAACCCCTTGGCGATCTGGCACGCGCATATTTCATGACGGACTACATAGCCTCTTCGCCCTTTGATTACCTCCCTGAACTCTGCCCCCATGGATTAACGGGCAACAACGCCATGTCGGCGTCGTTACTGGCAACCTCCTTCGCCAGCCTGTCGCTCAAGATATCCGACCCCAGGATGATGAAGCAGGCCAGGGTCCAATACGCCAACGCCTTGTCCCAGACCAACCAGGCCCTGAGCTCGCCGAaactcgccgtcgaggacagCACGCTGGCggccgtgctgctgctgggacTGTTCGAGGCCATGGTGTTTTCTGGGCAGCAGTCTCTCGACAGCTGGAACCTCCATACGCTCGGCTCCatcgagctcctccgcctGCGTGGGGCCCGGCAGTTCGAGACGCCTCTTGGCCGCAAGCTCTTCTTCCACTTGAGCAGCAACATCCGCACGTGCTGCGCGCACAGCAAGACGCCCGTCCCGCTCCGATTTCTGAAGATTTACGAGGGCGCCAGGCCGTACCTCGACCTGGGCGATCCGTTCCTTGACATGACGGACATCGTCGACCGAGTCGCTACTCTGCGATCGAGAATCGCTCATCTCGAAGACCCTCAGAGGCACGAGGTCCTCTACGAGGCGCTAGGCCTGGATGCGGCGACTGCGAGGCTCGGCCAGGAGGTTCCGGAAGAATGGAGGTTCTGCGCAAGGCTACCCGGCGAGAGGTCCCCCATGTCGTACAAGGGCATGTCTTTTCGCTATCCCTCGCTTCGGGTTCTACGGTACTGGAACTCGCTGAGGATGATCCGGATGTTCCTCAACGACGTCATCTGGATGCAGGCATCTCTGATGCTCGACCGAGGGCCGGAtcccgacgacgagacggacTACGAGGGGCTCCAGAGGTCTGCCAACAGAAAGATGTCGActcttgtcgtcgaggttcTGGGCAGCTGTGGAGAGTATCTCGAGTTCTCCGAGGACCGGTTCTCTGTTGCGGCAAGGTGCCTGATCTGGCCGCTTTCGGTCATCGCCGAGCTCTCCTTGACGCCTCCCGATGCTCGGCTGTTTGCTCTCGAATGTCTAGACCAGCTGAGCCGTGACAACCGGATCCCACACCTAGTTGCAGAGGCAACCGAGCTGACGGGCGTTCAGCCAAGCTGGTAA